CATTCCTTCTGCCGCACATTATAATCAACAATGGTTGGCTGGCGCAACGCGCAGGGTAACCCCAACCCCAGAGAAGGCGCGTATCCATTACCTTTATAGAGGGGAAAACGATGACGGAGCAGAACGTGTTGACACCGGGCGAAGTCGCTCATCTGTTGGGCATTTCACCCTCGACGTTACGGCGCTGGTCCACCCGCTTCGCCGAATTCCTCTCGTTCGGCGCCGGCCACACCTCTGCCGGCACCGCCTCCCACACCCACCGGCGCTATACGCAGGAGGA
The sequence above is a segment of the Anaerolineae bacterium genome. Coding sequences within it:
- a CDS encoding MerR family transcriptional regulator codes for the protein MTEQNVLTPGEVAHLLGISPSTLRRWSTRFAEFLSFGAGHTSAGTASHTHRRYTQEDVAVLRTVRDMLSQGFTYEHVLNSLSLRAGVKEPREGELAAVQQEAAAP